A stretch of Verrucomicrobiota bacterium DNA encodes these proteins:
- a CDS encoding alpha/beta fold hydrolase produces the protein MNRKSITNFRRWLYLLLIAYAFLLIVSHLKRSLSPVEVEPAESQQLFTARGFGKDSGKEMGITYLDYGPPDGIPLLLVHGSPVGSSVFNNLVKELPNDFRIIAPDLPGHGHSTVDVSDGSFLADADYLHQLLEHLGLSSVNVVAYSRGGGPALQLIDQYPESVQSLVLLSSIGVQELELLGNYTLNHALHKLQYALLVLIEELTPHFGYLDNAILNSDYARSFADADQRPLREIMEAVDVPTLILHGKNDAFVPLAAAKEHHRIIPHSESKTISGGHIVLVQKAGEVAHHIEDFARRSESGIAKVRGEASPERLLQAVDSGSAQTAIATTRGGLLFLSLIIILATFVTEDFTCIIAGILAAAGTIPFWVAVSACFIGIFVGDLIIFYLGRWFGAKAVRRAPLRYFLTEERLAFATTWFERRGATVIITSRFIPGTRLPIYFAAGTAHADTAKFLFYFFIATAIWTPLLVGLATLLGNPILQFFSHFEEWALPGLIGLILFIAFLLRYVVPLFTHRGRRLIYGRWKRKVRWEFWPRWIFYPPVVLWVIWLGIRFRRPSLFTASNPAMEAGGIAFESKTVIDRELRKGAGQVAKTLALSTNSEVEKKVEDIRAFQQTLSSPFPLVLKPDFGERGDGVRIVSNEEELETVVNQDEELALAQEFIPGLEFGVFFEKAESEKTGRVTSITRKIHTSVLGDGRRTLDELILDDPRAVLSYPYFRKAHRHRLITIPEEGETVELATLGSHCRGSLFLDGQDLLTPSLTKAINKIFEGTSGLCFGRMDVKCPNEDDFRSGENIVVLEFNGVTSESTHIYDPTHSLWYAYRVIFSQWKRAFNVADLNEKAGAERWSSTRTLRLLWRALLGIAPEK, from the coding sequence GTGAATCGAAAATCGATAACCAATTTCCGGCGGTGGCTTTATCTTTTGCTCATCGCCTACGCCTTCCTTCTTATTGTTTCCCACCTAAAGAGAAGTCTTTCTCCCGTAGAGGTAGAGCCGGCAGAATCTCAGCAGCTCTTTACCGCAAGAGGTTTTGGAAAAGATAGTGGGAAGGAAATGGGAATCACCTATCTCGACTACGGTCCTCCGGATGGAATCCCCCTTCTTTTGGTTCATGGCAGTCCAGTCGGGTCGTCCGTTTTCAACAATCTGGTGAAAGAACTACCCAACGACTTTCGTATCATTGCACCTGATCTCCCAGGGCACGGGCACTCTACCGTCGATGTGTCCGATGGTTCTTTTCTCGCGGACGCCGATTACCTTCATCAACTGCTTGAACACCTGGGTCTCTCTTCCGTAAACGTCGTTGCCTATAGCCGCGGTGGTGGGCCGGCTCTTCAGTTAATCGATCAATATCCAGAGTCGGTCCAAAGTCTTGTTCTCCTCTCGTCGATTGGGGTGCAGGAACTTGAGCTCCTTGGGAACTACACGCTCAACCACGCCCTTCACAAGCTGCAGTACGCACTTCTCGTCCTAATCGAAGAGCTCACACCCCACTTTGGATATCTCGACAACGCCATTCTCAATTCTGACTACGCCCGCAGTTTCGCGGACGCGGATCAACGTCCCCTCCGGGAAATAATGGAGGCAGTCGACGTGCCCACCCTCATCCTTCATGGAAAGAACGACGCCTTTGTCCCTCTCGCCGCAGCCAAGGAGCACCATCGCATTATTCCTCACAGTGAGAGCAAAACCATTTCCGGTGGACACATTGTTCTTGTCCAAAAGGCAGGAGAAGTCGCTCATCACATCGAGGATTTTGCTCGCCGGTCAGAGTCAGGTATCGCCAAAGTTCGCGGAGAAGCATCGCCAGAACGTCTATTACAGGCAGTAGACAGCGGAAGCGCTCAAACCGCGATCGCTACTACCCGTGGAGGACTCCTCTTCTTATCTCTCATCATTATCCTGGCAACGTTTGTTACTGAAGACTTCACCTGTATCATCGCCGGAATCCTCGCTGCCGCCGGCACGATTCCGTTTTGGGTTGCGGTTTCTGCTTGTTTCATAGGTATCTTCGTCGGCGACCTCATTATCTTCTATTTGGGTCGATGGTTTGGAGCCAAGGCGGTCCGTCGCGCCCCTCTCCGTTACTTCTTGACCGAAGAAAGGCTTGCGTTCGCAACGACCTGGTTCGAAAGGCGGGGAGCTACAGTAATCATCACGAGTCGCTTTATCCCCGGAACCCGACTGCCTATCTACTTTGCAGCAGGAACAGCTCACGCCGACACCGCCAAGTTCCTCTTTTACTTCTTCATTGCAACTGCAATCTGGACCCCACTTTTGGTCGGTCTGGCAACCCTGCTCGGAAATCCTATCCTTCAGTTTTTTTCCCACTTCGAGGAATGGGCTCTCCCCGGGTTAATCGGCCTAATTCTCTTTATCGCCTTCCTTCTCAGGTATGTAGTTCCCCTGTTTACCCACAGGGGGAGGCGTCTCATTTACGGACGATGGAAACGCAAGGTCAGATGGGAATTCTGGCCGCGTTGGATTTTTTACCCTCCTGTGGTTCTTTGGGTGATCTGGCTCGGGATTCGCTTCCGGCGCCCTTCTCTTTTTACTGCCTCCAATCCGGCAATGGAAGCGGGAGGTATCGCCTTTGAATCCAAAACCGTGATCGACCGTGAACTACGAAAGGGAGCTGGTCAGGTTGCGAAGACACTCGCCCTATCGACGAACTCGGAAGTCGAAAAGAAGGTGGAAGATATCCGAGCATTCCAACAGACACTCTCTTCACCGTTTCCGCTTGTCCTCAAACCTGACTTTGGCGAACGAGGGGACGGCGTGCGAATCGTCTCAAATGAAGAAGAACTAGAGACAGTCGTGAATCAAGACGAAGAGCTGGCACTAGCCCAGGAGTTCATTCCCGGATTGGAGTTTGGAGTTTTTTTCGAAAAAGCTGAATCTGAGAAGACAGGTAGAGTTACCTCAATTACCCGGAAAATTCATACCTCAGTCTTGGGAGACGGACGACGGACTTTGGACGAGTTGATTCTCGATGACCCTCGAGCCGTCCTATCCTACCCGTACTTTCGAAAAGCACACAGACACCGACTCATTACCATCCCAGAAGAAGGTGAGACGGTGGAACTAGCTACCTTGGGCTCCCATTGCCGTGGAAGTCTTTTTCTCGATGGACAGGATCTACTCACGCCTTCGCTAACGAAGGCCATAAACAAGATTTTTGAAGGAACAAGTGGGCTTTGCTTTGGCCGAATGGACGTCAAATGTCCAAACGAAGATGATTTTCGAAGCGGTGAGAACATCGTTGTCCTTGAGTTCAATGGCGTGACCTCAGAATCGACTCACATCTATGATCCGACACACTCGCTCTGGTATGCCTACAGGGTCATTTTCTCTCAATGGAAGCGTGCATTTAACGTTGCAGATCTAAACGAAAAGGCAGGAGCTGAGCGTTGGTCTTCCACGAGAACCCTTCGCCTCCTATGGCGAGCTCTTTTAGGAATCGCGCCTGAGAAATAA
- a CDS encoding NAD(P)/FAD-dependent oxidoreductase codes for MSEPFDVVVIGGSFAGLSAAMQVARSRRSVLVLDTGKSRNRFVTRAHGLVGFDGQLPKNILQQFRDELMAYPSVSLASLEIKQACKKRSGFELLAETGEAFLTKRVILSFGIVDRLPDVPGLPELWGKQVFHCPYCNGYEARDQRLGVLATQPSSLEQATMLLEWSSKVNLFTNEILPLDGSERQQVLDQGIVINDTKVASLETAGDHLTAVSLTDGSSVQTDTLFTLTNTTLSNNLAEQLGCDIEEGPFGPFISVDPYNQETSISGVYAAGDITRSFHKLSFAIADGNLAGVSAHKSLVMG; via the coding sequence ATGTCCGAGCCTTTTGACGTAGTTGTTATTGGTGGTAGCTTTGCCGGCCTTTCAGCTGCAATGCAAGTAGCGCGCTCCAGGCGCAGTGTTTTAGTTCTGGATACCGGAAAATCCAGAAATCGTTTTGTAACGAGGGCTCATGGACTTGTTGGCTTTGATGGCCAACTCCCCAAAAATATCTTACAACAATTCCGTGATGAACTGATGGCTTACCCTTCGGTGTCACTGGCTAGTCTTGAAATAAAGCAAGCTTGCAAGAAGAGAAGCGGATTTGAGCTCCTTGCTGAAACGGGAGAGGCGTTTCTTACGAAAAGAGTTATTTTGTCTTTCGGCATAGTGGATCGACTTCCCGATGTGCCGGGTTTGCCTGAGTTGTGGGGGAAACAGGTCTTTCACTGCCCTTACTGCAACGGATACGAGGCAAGAGACCAAAGGCTTGGCGTCTTGGCGACTCAACCCTCCTCCTTGGAACAGGCCACAATGCTATTAGAATGGAGTAGTAAAGTTAATCTGTTCACCAACGAGATACTGCCGTTAGATGGCAGCGAGCGGCAACAAGTTTTGGACCAAGGGATTGTTATAAACGATACCAAGGTCGCTTCTCTGGAAACCGCTGGTGACCATCTGACGGCAGTCTCACTTACCGATGGAAGCAGCGTCCAGACCGACACTCTTTTCACCCTAACCAATACGACACTGTCGAACAATCTCGCCGAACAACTTGGATGCGATATTGAAGAGGGACCGTTTGGTCCGTTTATTTCGGTGGACCCCTACAACCAGGAAACTTCTATCTCTGGCGTTTATGCGGCAGGAGATATCACCCGATCCTTCCATAAGTTGTCTTTCGCCATTGCTGACGGAAATCTAGCTGGGGTTAGCGCGCATAAATCATTGGTTATGGGTTGA
- a CDS encoding glycosyltransferase family 2 protein, with product MTVSVVIPIFNEKDTLGKIVYQVCAVDGLSLKEIILVDDCSTDGTREILESGFSEPVFKKVYHGKNEGKGAALRTGFRQATGDIIAIQDADLEYDPSELPRLIGPIEEGKADVVFGSRFTGAGPHRVVFYWHMIANRFLTMLCNMLTNINLTDMECCYKLFRREVLARIQIEENRFGVEPELVAKTARLGVRIFEVGISYYGRTYEEGKKIGWKDGVRAVISIFKYGLIQRVQK from the coding sequence ATGACCGTCTCGGTAGTCATTCCCATCTTTAACGAGAAAGACACTTTGGGAAAAATTGTTTATCAAGTCTGCGCCGTGGATGGTTTGTCTCTAAAAGAGATCATACTTGTCGATGATTGCTCTACAGACGGAACTCGAGAGATTCTCGAGTCAGGTTTTTCAGAACCTGTTTTCAAAAAAGTATATCATGGGAAAAACGAGGGTAAGGGTGCGGCCCTCCGAACAGGATTCCGCCAGGCAACAGGTGATATTATTGCGATACAGGACGCAGACTTGGAGTATGACCCGTCAGAGCTGCCCAGACTGATAGGGCCGATTGAAGAAGGAAAGGCCGATGTAGTCTTTGGTTCTAGATTCACAGGTGCGGGGCCTCACCGAGTCGTGTTTTACTGGCACATGATTGCCAATCGGTTTCTCACGATGTTGTGTAATATGCTGACCAACATTAACCTCACCGATATGGAGTGCTGCTACAAACTATTTCGCCGTGAAGTGCTCGCACGCATTCAAATCGAAGAAAACAGATTTGGTGTAGAGCCTGAGTTGGTCGCCAAAACCGCTCGTTTGGGAGTCCGGATTTTTGAAGTTGGAATTTCTTATTACGGGAGGACCTATGAAGAGGGAAAGAAAATTGGGTGGAAAGACGGTGTGCGTGCTGTCATCTCTATATTTAAATACGGGCTTATCCAGCGGGTGCAAAAGTGA
- a CDS encoding glycosyltransferase: MLTSSTGGGHDMRARALKAWSETDEGSRFGLKVEIHQALEDTHGLYDFGVKLYNRIQQFWPKLHHVYFNFLEHASLHDSGDKIWGRDRFTERVRKVEPDIIVSTHAHLNHGFFDLAKWALPGRTLKCVTYCGELSDGYGFSRHWVNPKADLFIGAVEEVCNAASVHGLGDDRNWVGGFLLDPAFYKKPFSDEEKARYLRDEFGFDGDRFVLVLGTGANGANNHIRALNSLYEAKVYPQVVALCGRKTETIAEIRRWQENHPLLPVRPIPYYEKMSRLLSGASAVVARSGTGTTSEAILTRCPLIFNGVGGVMPQECITVKYCRKNGIGSLLQRTHHLPTIIKEWIQEPAKRDEVVGAMNTVRPEKHPLDILSKLRSLAP; encoded by the coding sequence GTGCTAACCTCGAGTACAGGCGGTGGTCACGACATGAGAGCCCGAGCGCTCAAGGCTTGGTCCGAAACGGATGAAGGTAGCCGTTTCGGCCTTAAGGTTGAGATTCATCAAGCATTAGAGGATACTCACGGGCTTTACGATTTTGGGGTAAAGTTGTACAATCGGATTCAGCAGTTTTGGCCAAAGCTACATCACGTTTACTTTAACTTTCTCGAGCACGCATCACTGCACGACTCTGGTGACAAGATTTGGGGAAGAGACCGCTTCACTGAAAGAGTGCGTAAAGTGGAGCCTGACATTATCGTTAGTACACACGCTCACCTGAATCATGGCTTCTTTGACTTGGCAAAATGGGCTTTGCCCGGTCGGACGTTGAAGTGTGTGACTTACTGCGGAGAACTGTCGGATGGATATGGATTTAGTCGCCATTGGGTAAACCCTAAAGCTGACCTATTTATAGGAGCTGTTGAAGAGGTTTGCAATGCGGCTTCGGTTCATGGATTGGGAGACGATCGCAATTGGGTCGGAGGTTTCCTTCTTGATCCAGCGTTCTACAAGAAGCCGTTTTCGGATGAGGAGAAGGCCCGATATCTCCGTGATGAGTTTGGTTTTGACGGGGACCGTTTCGTTCTCGTGCTCGGAACCGGAGCCAACGGGGCGAACAATCACATCAGAGCATTGAATTCTCTCTACGAAGCCAAAGTCTATCCGCAGGTAGTGGCACTTTGTGGACGGAAGACCGAAACTATTGCAGAGATTCGTCGTTGGCAGGAAAATCACCCCCTACTTCCGGTTCGACCCATTCCTTATTACGAAAAGATGAGTAGATTGCTCTCTGGCGCATCGGCGGTAGTTGCCCGTTCTGGAACGGGAACGACTAGTGAGGCAATTTTGACTCGTTGTCCTTTGATATTCAACGGAGTTGGAGGAGTCATGCCGCAGGAATGTATTACGGTAAAGTACTGTCGTAAGAATGGTATCGGATCACTCCTTCAGAGGACGCACCATTTACCTACGATCATCAAAGAATGGATTCAGGAGCCTGCTAAACGGGATGAAGTCGTTGGAGCAATGAACACGGTGCGACCTGAAAAACACCCGTTGGACATTCTGAGTAAACTGAGATCCCTGGCCCCGTGA
- a CDS encoding SET domain-containing protein-lysine N-methyltransferase, whose product MSNKSRPYVVRKSSIHNRGLYSRRLIDEGEYVIEYRGEKITKAESEKRAISQDAKGKKNGSGQVYIFELNKKYDLDGNKPGNVARFANHSCEPNCEAVNYRGRIWFVALREILPGEELTFDYGYALESALDHPCKCGTKDCVGFIVNEADRSKLKKMLRKKEKKKRLLK is encoded by the coding sequence ATGAGCAACAAGTCGCGTCCCTACGTGGTGCGCAAGTCTTCGATTCACAATCGAGGCTTGTACTCGCGCCGTTTGATCGACGAAGGCGAGTATGTAATCGAATATCGAGGTGAGAAAATCACCAAGGCGGAATCGGAAAAGCGTGCGATTTCCCAGGACGCAAAAGGCAAAAAAAATGGTTCGGGTCAGGTGTATATTTTTGAGTTAAATAAGAAATACGACCTCGATGGAAATAAGCCCGGAAACGTAGCCCGTTTTGCAAACCATAGCTGCGAACCTAATTGTGAAGCGGTCAACTACCGGGGAAGGATCTGGTTTGTGGCTCTTCGGGAGATTCTTCCGGGAGAGGAATTAACTTTCGACTACGGATATGCTTTGGAAAGCGCGCTGGACCATCCTTGTAAGTGCGGCACGAAAGACTGCGTCGGATTTATCGTCAATGAGGCAGACCGGTCCAAGCTGAAGAAGATGCTGCGAAAAAAAGAGAAGAAGAAGCGGCTGCTGAAATGA
- a CDS encoding prepilin-type N-terminal cleavage/methylation domain-containing protein: MTKKLNRKSKGFTLIELLTVIAIIGILAGIIIPAVGAVRENAKKTKTKSMFSQWVAAVESFRQEYGYYPRFDFPQTETGDFFAVLTGDEGDTTFNKKNIRLYSFAEDSIATDSPYGVADGTIVDAFGNPNIYMAVDSNRDGRIDGLQEGNLTSQTRGRLPTGGLRASVVFFSEEDDANGFPEVVSWE; this comes from the coding sequence ATGACAAAGAAATTAAACAGAAAATCCAAAGGTTTTACCCTAATTGAACTTCTTACGGTGATTGCGATCATCGGTATTCTTGCCGGGATCATCATACCGGCCGTCGGTGCAGTAAGGGAAAACGCGAAGAAGACTAAGACCAAATCTATGTTCAGCCAGTGGGTGGCTGCGGTTGAATCCTTTCGTCAGGAGTATGGTTATTACCCCCGATTTGATTTTCCGCAGACCGAAACCGGCGATTTTTTCGCTGTTTTGACCGGAGACGAAGGAGATACCACGTTCAACAAAAAGAATATTCGGCTCTACTCGTTTGCAGAAGATTCGATTGCGACGGATTCGCCTTATGGCGTTGCGGATGGAACAATTGTTGATGCGTTTGGAAATCCCAACATCTACATGGCTGTAGATAGTAATCGGGACGGCAGGATCGATGGCTTGCAAGAGGGTAACCTCACTTCACAGACCCGGGGTCGTTTGCCAACTGGGGGTCTCAGAGCGTCAGTCGTGTTTTTTTCCGAGGAAGATGACGCCAATGGCTTTCCCGAAGTCGTTAGCTGGGAGTAA
- a CDS encoding type II secretion system protein gives MKRNAGFTLVELLTVIGVIAVLSAISFGIAAGVYQRQARTKAAAELSALASSLEAYRAEHGSYPIATGASWEENAETLYQALTGQTDPNGDSFRDSNGSETTKRALVDVSKFELESPENGNTFASDNKFLDPWGNPYVYQYNNDSSSWNRFGFVLFSRGQDGDLTNPSSGIVDKAANGNPDNIYLNE, from the coding sequence ATGAAAAGAAATGCTGGCTTCACATTGGTAGAGCTTCTGACAGTGATTGGAGTGATTGCGGTTTTATCAGCAATTTCCTTTGGAATCGCTGCTGGCGTTTATCAGAGGCAGGCGCGTACAAAGGCGGCCGCAGAGTTGTCTGCCCTGGCATCTTCTCTCGAGGCCTACCGCGCAGAACATGGATCTTATCCGATCGCGACAGGCGCCAGTTGGGAAGAAAATGCAGAAACACTGTATCAGGCACTCACGGGACAAACGGATCCGAACGGCGATTCTTTCCGTGATTCCAACGGTTCTGAAACCACGAAGAGAGCGTTGGTGGATGTCTCTAAGTTTGAACTCGAGAGTCCGGAGAACGGTAACACTTTTGCCTCTGACAACAAATTTTTGGACCCGTGGGGCAATCCATATGTCTATCAGTACAACAACGACTCCTCTTCTTGGAATCGGTTCGGCTTTGTCCTATTCTCGCGGGGACAAGATGGTGACCTGACCAATCCATCGAGCGGAATCGTCGATAAGGCAGCGAATGGAAACCCCGACAATATTTACCTCAACGAATGA
- a CDS encoding deoxyribodipyrimidine photo-lyase, translating to MESEKTILLWFRKDLRIQDNSAFAQAIEMGYSIVPVFILDEDAEGQWKPGGASKVFLHEAIASLEKDLAALGLALVVRKGSSDKILEELLKETAAAGVFWNRRYEPRIIRRDSEIKKRLKEAGKVVESFNSSLLWEPWEVATQQGKPFQVFTPFWKNAGSRSMREPVQVDLENLLIPKSSPRSDSLESMGLLPELDWGEKLLARWEVSEEAAHKKASDFLSGPVSAYDTDRDFPGIDGTSSLSAYLHWGLIGPRQVWSLAVRKEQAHTQGGKTFLSEIGWREFAYHVLYHFPQTPERPLRDKYAEFPWEVSVDSQKKWESGETGYPIVDAGMRQLYSEGWMHNRVRMIVASFLVKHLLQPWNAGAKWFWDCLVDADLASNTLGWQWSGGCGADAAPYFRVFNPMTQGKKFDPEGLYVKKYVPELKHLSKSYIHEPWEAPDDELEKAGVELGETYPFPMIEHKEGRERALAAFELVKG from the coding sequence ATGGAGTCTGAAAAGACGATTTTACTGTGGTTCCGAAAAGACCTTCGAATACAGGATAACTCTGCGTTCGCACAGGCGATCGAGATGGGTTATTCGATTGTTCCGGTTTTCATTCTCGATGAGGATGCGGAAGGACAGTGGAAGCCTGGAGGAGCTTCGAAGGTTTTTCTTCACGAAGCTATTGCTTCTCTGGAAAAGGATTTAGCTGCCCTCGGGTTAGCGCTGGTAGTTCGGAAAGGTTCCAGTGATAAAATTTTGGAGGAATTACTCAAAGAAACAGCGGCAGCTGGAGTGTTCTGGAACCGACGTTACGAGCCAAGAATCATCCGTCGAGACTCCGAGATTAAGAAGCGTCTCAAGGAGGCTGGGAAAGTGGTTGAGAGCTTTAACTCTTCGTTACTGTGGGAGCCGTGGGAGGTGGCTACCCAGCAAGGAAAACCGTTCCAGGTGTTCACTCCATTTTGGAAAAATGCGGGTTCACGGTCGATGCGTGAGCCGGTTCAGGTCGATCTGGAAAACCTGCTGATCCCGAAATCTTCCCCGCGGTCAGACTCCTTGGAGTCGATGGGACTTTTACCCGAGCTCGACTGGGGAGAAAAGCTGCTGGCTCGGTGGGAGGTGAGCGAAGAAGCGGCGCACAAGAAAGCTTCGGACTTCCTCTCAGGACCAGTGAGTGCGTATGATACTGATCGGGATTTTCCCGGTATCGACGGAACCTCTAGCCTCTCTGCGTATCTTCATTGGGGCCTGATAGGTCCTCGACAAGTATGGTCTTTAGCGGTCCGCAAGGAACAGGCTCACACCCAAGGAGGTAAAACCTTTTTGTCAGAGATTGGTTGGAGAGAATTTGCTTACCACGTTCTTTATCATTTCCCGCAAACACCAGAAAGGCCACTTCGCGATAAGTACGCGGAGTTTCCGTGGGAGGTTTCGGTAGATTCTCAAAAGAAATGGGAGAGTGGCGAAACTGGGTATCCGATTGTTGATGCTGGGATGAGGCAGCTTTACAGCGAGGGTTGGATGCATAACCGGGTAAGGATGATTGTTGCGTCATTCCTGGTGAAGCACTTGCTGCAGCCATGGAACGCGGGTGCAAAGTGGTTTTGGGATTGTCTTGTGGATGCCGACCTCGCGTCCAATACCCTTGGCTGGCAGTGGAGTGGAGGTTGTGGGGCCGATGCTGCGCCTTATTTTCGTGTCTTTAATCCGATGACACAGGGAAAAAAATTCGATCCAGAAGGACTTTACGTGAAAAAATATGTCCCGGAACTGAAGCACCTCTCAAAGTCATACATTCACGAGCCATGGGAAGCCCCAGACGATGAATTGGAGAAGGCGGGCGTTGAGTTGGGAGAGACATACCCATTCCCGATGATTGAGCATAAGGAAGGAAGAGAGCGCGCCCTGGCGGCTTTTGAATTGGTAAAGGGCTGA
- a CDS encoding N-acetylmuramoyl-L-alanine amidase, whose translation MILEKRRVLWLGLRVDRRRFCSLVSAGISTGTLGLWPLRAYSASGGTYTVRSGDTLSGIAAKFGTSVDAIRFENGITGDLIRVGQVLQLPGDNVLSEVKRVSEPKRGGLRTWRYIVVHHAGVGTGNAQIYDNYHRRRGMRNGLAYHFVIGNGTKSADGEIEIGPRWDRQLHGGHVKSSKVNEQGVGVCLVGNFQSSRPTARQIASLTALTGYLRDLIPNRTKFAVHREIDGKHHTVCPGRYFPTARMHGLFPDEW comes from the coding sequence ATGATTCTTGAGAAACGGCGGGTTTTGTGGTTGGGTCTGCGAGTGGACCGTCGACGTTTTTGCAGCTTGGTAAGTGCTGGTATCTCTACCGGCACCCTCGGTTTGTGGCCGCTCCGAGCGTACAGTGCGTCCGGCGGTACCTACACCGTTCGCAGTGGAGATACCCTTTCGGGGATCGCGGCAAAGTTCGGTACTTCAGTTGACGCGATTCGTTTTGAGAACGGAATCACCGGTGATTTGATTCGGGTCGGGCAGGTGCTTCAATTGCCTGGCGATAATGTGTTGTCCGAGGTGAAACGTGTTTCAGAGCCGAAGCGAGGTGGTCTTCGGACCTGGCGGTATATTGTGGTTCACCACGCAGGAGTGGGCACAGGTAACGCACAAATCTACGACAACTACCACCGAAGAAGAGGAATGCGTAATGGATTGGCTTACCATTTTGTCATTGGCAACGGCACCAAATCGGCGGACGGAGAAATCGAAATCGGACCTCGGTGGGACCGGCAACTTCATGGCGGTCATGTAAAGTCTTCCAAGGTGAACGAGCAAGGTGTGGGAGTCTGTCTTGTCGGCAACTTTCAGTCCAGCCGTCCGACTGCTCGGCAGATCGCTTCCCTCACCGCTTTGACGGGTTACCTGCGCGATCTCATCCCGAATCGGACGAAATTTGCAGTTCACCGGGAGATTGACGGGAAGCACCACACGGTTTGTCCCGGCCGGTATTTCCCGACCGCGAGAATGCATGGACTGTTTCCTGACGAGTGGTGA
- a CDS encoding cytochrome c oxidase assembly protein, whose translation MVLHWHTEPFLLIGLLLPAWLYALWTGPFRSESDSYSLGRSISFYLGLAITYLAVGSPLDQLGEDYLFSAHMIQHLLLMYVTPVLFVIGLPPQQVDRFLSKHPRLVSIFHSLLHPVLTGAVFTLSFSLWHVPTLYEAALSNKTVHILEHLTIWIPSIGVAWNLFTPSKILPPISYPARLLMLFILMITQLPVFGVLTMSGTVLYPTYEWAPRIIDLSPIDDQVLGGLLMKVGGMVFVLPIFGYCFYQWAKTTQSDEIFEEKTPKVPSRTSTTPLEDSSSIGA comes from the coding sequence ATGGTTCTTCATTGGCACACAGAACCGTTTCTTTTGATCGGCCTTTTATTGCCTGCCTGGCTTTATGCACTCTGGACCGGCCCTTTCCGCTCGGAGTCGGATTCGTATTCCTTGGGACGGTCTATTTCATTCTATCTGGGACTTGCGATTACCTACCTGGCAGTGGGCTCACCACTCGATCAATTGGGAGAGGACTATCTCTTCTCCGCTCATATGATCCAGCACCTGCTCCTTATGTATGTTACGCCGGTGCTCTTTGTTATCGGCCTGCCGCCGCAACAGGTTGATCGATTTCTGAGCAAACACCCAAGGCTGGTCTCGATTTTCCATTCGCTTCTTCATCCGGTTCTGACGGGAGCCGTTTTTACACTATCCTTCAGTCTCTGGCATGTCCCCACACTCTATGAGGCAGCACTTTCCAATAAGACGGTTCATATCCTTGAACACCTTACTATCTGGATACCATCGATAGGAGTAGCTTGGAACCTGTTTACTCCCTCCAAGATTCTTCCACCGATTAGTTACCCCGCAAGGCTTCTCATGCTTTTTATCCTCATGATCACGCAACTTCCGGTGTTTGGAGTTCTCACGATGTCAGGGACCGTGCTTTACCCAACCTACGAATGGGCTCCAAGGATAATTGATCTTAGCCCTATCGATGATCAGGTCCTCGGCGGGCTTCTTATGAAAGTAGGTGGAATGGTTTTCGTTTTACCCATTTTTGGCTACTGCTTTTACCAATGGGCCAAAACCACACAATCGGA